One Bacillus pseudomycoides genomic region harbors:
- a CDS encoding IS4 family transposase: MNRSIQDEFHLFAEELQRYLSPHILQQLAQETGFVKRKSKYGARDLAALCIWISQHVASDSLTRLCSQLYANTATLMSPEGLNQRFNRCAVLFLQHVFSLLVKSQLNDLSQIPNQYTSYFQRIRILDATIFQVPNHLAPFYPGSGGCAQTAGIKIQLEYDLHSGKFLNFQMEPGKNNDKTFGTECLDTLRPGDLCIRDLGYFSLKDLDQMDQRGVFYVSRLKLNNRVYVKNESPEFFRDGTVKKQSLYALLDLEHIMHQIKPGDTYEIRNAYVGQQKLPSRVVIYRLTSTQVHKRRKQQTYVEKKKGVTYSEKSKRLTEINVYITNIPWEIVPMEQVHDIYSLRWQIEIVFKTWKSLFGINHCHNIKRERLEYHLYGQLIAIFLCSSTMFKMRQLLLQKKQKELSEYKAIYMIQDHLYLVYEAIQQDTQEVSKISLRLFDLLQKNGRKSHRYEKKTVFDILGVVYQFTVSNLKQKTA, from the coding sequence ATGAACCGTTCGATTCAAGATGAGTTTCATTTGTTCGCTGAAGAACTACAACGATATCTATCTCCACACATTCTTCAACAACTTGCACAAGAGACAGGTTTTGTAAAACGTAAAAGTAAATATGGTGCACGAGATTTGGCTGCTTTATGTATTTGGATTAGTCAACATGTAGCAAGCGATTCCCTCACTCGATTATGTAGTCAACTTTATGCAAATACAGCTACACTCATGAGTCCAGAAGGACTTAATCAACGTTTTAACCGATGCGCTGTTTTATTTCTGCAGCATGTATTTTCCCTTTTAGTCAAAAGCCAACTGAACGATTTGTCTCAAATCCCAAACCAATACACTTCTTATTTTCAACGTATACGTATTTTAGATGCTACTATTTTTCAAGTACCCAACCATTTAGCTCCTTTTTATCCTGGTTCAGGAGGATGTGCTCAAACAGCCGGTATTAAGATTCAACTAGAGTATGATTTACATAGTGGGAAATTCCTCAATTTTCAAATGGAACCAGGTAAAAATAACGATAAAACCTTTGGTACAGAATGTTTGGATACCTTACGACCAGGAGATTTATGTATTCGAGATTTAGGATACTTTTCTCTAAAAGATTTAGACCAGATGGATCAACGAGGGGTATTCTATGTTTCACGGTTGAAATTAAATAATAGAGTATATGTGAAAAATGAATCTCCAGAATTCTTTCGGGATGGGACAGTAAAAAAACAATCTTTATATGCTTTACTTGACCTTGAACATATAATGCATCAGATAAAACCAGGGGATACTTATGAAATTCGAAATGCCTATGTTGGACAACAAAAATTACCCTCACGAGTTGTAATATACAGACTCACATCAACTCAAGTTCATAAACGTAGGAAACAGCAAACCTATGTTGAAAAGAAAAAAGGAGTTACATACTCTGAAAAAAGTAAACGATTAACAGAAATCAATGTTTATATTACCAACATACCATGGGAAATTGTTCCGATGGAACAGGTTCATGATATCTACTCACTACGTTGGCAAATAGAGATTGTATTTAAAACATGGAAATCTCTTTTTGGTATCAATCATTGTCACAATATTAAGCGAGAGCGTCTAGAATATCATCTTTATGGACAGTTAATCGCTATTTTTCTTTGTTCTTCAACTATGTTCAAAATGCGACAGCTGTTACTACAGAAAAAACAAAAAGAATTAAGTGAATATAAAGCAATTTATATGATTCAAGATCATCTGTACTTAGTATATGAAGCTATACAACAAGACACCCAAGAAGTATCAAAAATTTCCCTTCGTCTGTTTGACCTCTTACAGAAAAACGGACGGAAATCCCATCGATATGAGAAAAAGACAGTCTTTGATATTTTAGGTGTCGTTTATCAGTTTACTGTATCCAATCTAAAGCAGAAAACTGCATAA
- a CDS encoding BlaI/MecI/CopY family transcriptional regulator, protein MKELPKISEAELEIMKVLWSKSPQTANEVIEALEVTMDWKPKTIRTLINRLVQKEAVSYHQDKGRMYAYYPLVSQDSYLQVETKSLLKRFYGAAFKPLLVNFLKEEKLSSEDINELKCILDEKAEENQRKDRS, encoded by the coding sequence ATGAAGGAATTACCTAAAATATCGGAAGCTGAATTAGAAATTATGAAAGTTCTTTGGTCGAAATCTCCTCAAACGGCGAATGAAGTGATTGAAGCGTTGGAGGTAACAATGGATTGGAAACCAAAAACGATTCGAACGCTTATTAATCGATTAGTCCAAAAAGAAGCTGTTTCTTACCATCAAGACAAAGGGCGTATGTATGCATATTATCCTTTAGTATCGCAAGATAGTTATCTACAAGTAGAAACGAAATCCCTCCTCAAACGGTTCTATGGTGCAGCATTTAAACCTTTACTTGTGAATTTTTTAAAAGAAGAAAAACTGTCTTCAGAAGACATTAACGAACTCAAATGCATTCTGGATGAGAAGGCTGAGGAAAATCAGAGGAAGGATAGATCATAA
- a CDS encoding M56 family metallopeptidase: MIDMFVNVYLPRFFDWVIETSIMASILVGLILCIKILLRNKLTPRWQYLLWMILIVRLLLPWSPDSSYSIYSILSYNNGTSVIFHQDPVTISPTKERMQGSTDISDTKILTKEDTYASGSTQTAEESKKQTHNNEKQDDETFSFYTILLYIWLAGVIIMIFTTIIMNRRLLLYIKKQPMITDQRVVKIFANCKKSMSIQQDIPLLLSGKISSPTVFGFIRPKVLLSSVHMKVLDEQQLRYIFHHELAHIKRRDVGVNWLMHGLLILNWFNPILWYAYSCMREDQELACDAYALTFIDSEEQIAYGHTIITLLEHYSGYYQAPSLANLSRNKRTLKRRILMIKKFQKKSYRLSAIGVIAIVAVASVSLLNARANEVHVSSKGQAIEKKEQPKDTVQNAVETILGTPENAEKEWGMSEKSYKRDADFLYLAEKCLTKEEFEQYVQLFKETRAIQKKAMVKKEIAEDFKDYDGDTKEFREERLSQADRERLNALYNQSKSVGDKVAKSLIYTIEEAQKHVNFQIKKPDYTTEGYMLEKERADSFLGRTPELVIKSEYTKGKYGYTIYQSQILEESKDPFNALFNWTDDIKKYELEGNQVFYAADHSIHNLQGMKMIVPAKGKNSAYQIVIINQSLDNPREAVFDRNVNKEELEKIMLSMLN; encoded by the coding sequence ATGATAGATATGTTTGTAAATGTCTATCTACCTCGCTTTTTTGATTGGGTGATAGAAACCTCCATTATGGCTAGTATATTAGTTGGCCTAATCTTATGTATCAAAATCTTACTGAGAAATAAGTTAACTCCACGATGGCAGTATCTATTATGGATGATATTAATTGTAAGACTTTTATTGCCTTGGTCACCAGATAGTTCCTACAGTATCTATTCTATCCTTTCGTACAATAATGGAACTTCTGTTATCTTTCACCAAGACCCTGTAACTATTTCACCTACAAAAGAACGTATGCAAGGATCGACAGATATAAGCGATACAAAGATACTCACAAAAGAAGATACCTATGCATCTGGTTCAACACAAACAGCTGAGGAAAGTAAGAAACAAACTCACAATAATGAAAAGCAAGATGATGAGACGTTTTCATTTTATACAATCCTTTTATATATTTGGCTTGCTGGAGTTATCATAATGATTTTTACTACCATCATTATGAATAGGCGTTTATTACTCTACATAAAAAAACAACCTATGATTACGGATCAAAGGGTCGTCAAAATCTTTGCGAACTGTAAAAAATCTATGTCTATTCAGCAGGATATCCCACTATTGTTATCTGGAAAGATTTCAAGTCCAACTGTGTTCGGATTCATTCGGCCAAAGGTGTTATTGTCAAGTGTACATATGAAAGTACTAGATGAGCAACAGTTACGATACATTTTTCATCATGAGTTGGCTCACATCAAACGAAGAGATGTTGGTGTGAATTGGCTTATGCATGGCTTACTCATTCTGAATTGGTTTAACCCAATTCTTTGGTATGCCTATTCCTGTATGCGAGAAGATCAAGAACTAGCATGTGATGCATATGCCCTTACTTTTATAGATTCAGAGGAACAAATTGCATATGGCCACACAATTATTACTCTTTTAGAACATTATTCAGGTTATTATCAAGCACCGAGTTTAGCTAATTTAAGTAGAAATAAACGAACATTGAAAAGGAGAATTCTTATGATTAAGAAATTCCAAAAGAAATCATATCGCCTGTCTGCAATTGGAGTGATTGCGATAGTTGCCGTTGCATCTGTCTCTTTACTAAATGCACGTGCAAATGAAGTACATGTAAGTTCAAAGGGGCAAGCAATAGAAAAAAAGGAACAACCTAAGGATACGGTTCAAAATGCTGTAGAAACAATATTAGGTACACCAGAAAATGCGGAAAAAGAGTGGGGAATGTCAGAGAAGTCATATAAAAGAGATGCAGATTTTTTGTATTTGGCAGAAAAATGTTTAACAAAAGAAGAGTTTGAACAGTATGTACAACTGTTCAAGGAAACTCGTGCTATTCAGAAAAAAGCAATGGTCAAAAAAGAGATAGCTGAGGATTTTAAGGATTATGACGGAGATACAAAAGAGTTTAGGGAGGAGCGTTTGAGTCAAGCTGATCGTGAAAGGTTAAATGCGCTTTACAATCAATCGAAATCAGTTGGAGATAAGGTGGCTAAATCTTTAATATATACTATAGAAGAAGCGCAAAAACATGTTAATTTCCAAATTAAGAAACCAGATTATACAACTGAGGGGTATATGTTGGAGAAAGAAAGAGCAGATTCATTCCTTGGAAGAACACCAGAATTAGTTATTAAATCAGAATATACAAAGGGGAAATATGGTTATACCATTTATCAATCTCAGATTCTTGAAGAGAGTAAAGATCCATTTAATGCTCTGTTTAATTGGACGGACGATATAAAGAAGTATGAGTTAGAAGGGAATCAAGTGTTTTATGCTGCTGATCATTCCATTCATAATTTACAAGGTATGAAGATGATTGTTCCTGCAAAAGGAAAAAATAGTGCATATCAGATAGTCATCATAAATCAGAGTTTAGACAATCCGAGGGAAGCGGTGTTTGATAGGAATGTAAACAAAGAGGAACTAGAAAAGATTATGCTTTCCATGCTGAATTAA
- a CDS encoding alcohol dehydrogenase catalytic domain-containing protein has product MKALVWTENKTLEYKEVEEPQIQKNNDVKVRIYGTGICGTDLNVLKGKMYAAPNMVMGHESVGVVVKIGEEVRNVTVGDRVVIDPTQFCGKCYYCRKGLTCYCEEFDEWQLGIGSHGTFGEYYVGEDRFIYKLPESMEWERATLIEPLSCVLSVIEKANIKPDDSVLVLGSGPIGLLVQMIARKLSRITVATEIGPFRTEAARKITKYVYHPQKLTLEEIYRINQGRKFDVIFDAIGNQLDWAYPLIEKGGRLIPMGFDDTYEFKVKPFELLSKGITIIGTGEAHHMMEKALSCAIDLPELSNLITEKVLLENFDTAIGKLMGFDPTTNERKDINSIKTILVSEPNRI; this is encoded by the coding sequence ATGAAGGCATTGGTATGGACTGAAAATAAAACATTAGAATATAAAGAAGTGGAAGAACCTCAAATACAAAAAAATAATGACGTAAAAGTCAGGATTTATGGTACTGGGATTTGCGGGACCGATTTGAATGTACTAAAAGGGAAGATGTATGCTGCTCCAAATATGGTTATGGGACATGAATCGGTTGGAGTCGTAGTGAAAATAGGGGAAGAGGTTAGAAATGTAACCGTAGGAGATCGTGTCGTAATTGATCCTACTCAGTTTTGTGGGAAATGTTATTACTGTAGAAAAGGTTTAACATGCTATTGCGAAGAGTTCGATGAATGGCAGTTAGGAATCGGTTCTCATGGGACTTTTGGAGAATATTATGTTGGAGAAGATAGATTTATTTACAAATTACCTGAATCAATGGAATGGGAGAGAGCTACATTAATTGAACCTCTTTCATGTGTTCTTAGCGTTATAGAAAAAGCTAATATAAAACCAGATGACTCCGTTCTAGTTTTAGGGTCTGGACCGATTGGACTGTTAGTTCAGATGATTGCTCGAAAACTTTCTAGAATTACAGTTGCCACAGAAATTGGTCCCTTTAGAACAGAAGCTGCACGAAAAATAACCAAATATGTATATCATCCGCAAAAACTCACCTTAGAAGAAATCTACCGGATTAATCAAGGAAGAAAGTTCGATGTAATTTTTGATGCCATAGGTAATCAACTAGACTGGGCATATCCGCTTATTGAAAAAGGTGGAAGGCTTATTCCGATGGGGTTTGATGATACCTATGAGTTCAAAGTTAAACCGTTTGAATTACTATCAAAAGGAATTACAATTATTGGAACTGGAGAGGCACATCATATGATGGAAAAGGCTTTATCCTGCGCTATAGACCTTCCAGAATTATCGAATTTAATTACGGAAAAAGTACTACTTGAAAATTTTGATACAGCTATTGGTAAATTAATGGGGTTTGATCCAACTACTAATGAAAGAAAAGATATTAATTCCATTAAAACAATTTTAGTCTCTGAACCTAATCGTATCTAA
- a CDS encoding inositol monophosphatase family protein, protein MKTYIIELGKYVYNKVKNQKGTLKNRIVNGYSPGGDAQFNIDTAAENAVLDYISDKKEPVAFYTEDGGLKIFGENPQYILIVDPIDGTRPAAAGLEMSCISIALAKYKDNSKIKDIEYAFLMELKTGNYMYSDIFSNSIEFEGYNSQLPNLSQGKDIKNMFWSFEFNGHPTNLMIESYGHLIDESANNGGVFIFNSASYSISRIITGQMDAYVDIGNRLLKDYPDLLPDFQRVGNGQVLHLFPYDIAASVFLAKKAGVIITDAYGNSLDETRLTDLSYINQQSCIAASTKELHQNLLEQINWKRSEEKYEGIGMD, encoded by the coding sequence GTGAAAACCTATATTATTGAGTTAGGAAAATACGTATATAATAAGGTGAAAAATCAAAAGGGAACTTTGAAAAACCGTATAGTTAATGGGTACTCTCCAGGTGGAGATGCACAGTTTAATATTGATACTGCAGCAGAAAATGCGGTCCTTGATTATATATCAGATAAGAAAGAACCTGTTGCATTCTATACTGAAGATGGTGGTCTTAAGATTTTTGGAGAAAATCCACAATATATTTTAATTGTAGATCCGATTGATGGTACTCGTCCTGCAGCTGCAGGACTTGAAATGTCTTGTATTTCTATTGCTCTAGCAAAATACAAAGACAATTCTAAAATTAAAGATATTGAATATGCGTTTCTAATGGAACTTAAAACAGGTAATTACATGTATAGTGATATTTTTTCAAATTCTATAGAATTTGAAGGCTATAATAGCCAATTACCAAACTTAAGCCAGGGCAAAGACATTAAGAATATGTTTTGGAGTTTTGAGTTTAATGGTCATCCTACTAACTTAATGATTGAATCTTACGGGCATCTAATCGATGAGTCAGCAAATAATGGTGGCGTATTTATATTTAATAGTGCATCTTATTCTATTTCACGAATTATTACAGGTCAAATGGATGCATATGTAGATATCGGGAATAGACTTCTAAAAGATTATCCAGATTTGTTACCAGATTTTCAAAGAGTAGGAAATGGTCAAGTCTTACACCTCTTTCCATATGATATAGCTGCCAGTGTGTTTCTAGCGAAAAAAGCAGGAGTTATTATTACTGACGCATATGGTAATTCTTTAGATGAAACTCGTTTAACAGATCTCAGTTATATTAACCAGCAGTCATGTATAGCAGCTTCTACCAAAGAATTACACCAAAATTTATTGGAACAAATTAATTGGAAACGGAGCGAGGAAAAGTATGAAGGCATTGGTATGGACTGA
- a CDS encoding aspartate aminotransferase family protein translates to MNGKVKSLTNPDSLYYKVDNVVMERGEGIYLYDQDGNKYFDCASATFNLNLGYSNKEVIDVVKNQMDNLIHVTSSYQTDPVNKLAEKLVEIAPSNLTRAHPKVSSGSAANEGAIKMAQYNTGKRDVISLFRSHLGQTYMMSALSGNAFRREPFPPQFSFGLQVPDPYCLRCFYNQKSDSCGMLCVERINDFIEYASTGNVAAIMVEPISGNGGNIVPPKGYFKSLKKLCEEHDIALIFDEIQTGFGRTGKMFAADYFDVQPNMMTVAKGLGGTGFQVAAILTEEKYVGMPGHHHSFTYGSNVMASAAACTTIDILQRPGFLENVTVVGNYIMERLEKMKERFKFIGDVRGVGLMIGVEIVKDNNEPDVELTNHIAKRAMDHGIIIRTSRYGYGNVFKIRPPLTITLSEAEELCYKLTHLLEEIK, encoded by the coding sequence ATGAATGGTAAAGTTAAAAGTTTAACAAACCCTGACAGTCTGTATTACAAAGTAGACAATGTCGTTATGGAGAGAGGGGAAGGTATCTACCTTTACGATCAGGATGGAAATAAATATTTTGACTGCGCATCGGCTACATTTAATTTGAATTTAGGATACAGCAATAAAGAAGTGATTGATGTAGTAAAAAATCAAATGGATAATCTTATTCATGTTACTTCATCTTATCAAACAGATCCTGTAAATAAATTAGCAGAGAAACTTGTTGAAATTGCACCTAGCAATCTCACAAGGGCACACCCAAAAGTTAGCAGTGGCTCAGCGGCGAATGAAGGCGCTATTAAAATGGCACAATACAATACCGGGAAACGTGATGTTATTTCTTTGTTCCGCAGCCATTTGGGACAAACATATATGATGTCAGCCCTTTCAGGAAATGCTTTTCGAAGAGAACCATTCCCACCTCAATTTTCCTTTGGATTGCAAGTCCCAGATCCTTATTGCCTGCGTTGTTTTTACAATCAAAAATCTGATTCTTGTGGAATGCTGTGTGTCGAGAGAATTAATGATTTTATTGAATATGCAAGTACAGGGAATGTTGCAGCTATTATGGTTGAGCCGATATCAGGAAATGGAGGAAATATTGTTCCACCTAAGGGATATTTCAAATCGTTGAAAAAATTATGTGAAGAACACGATATTGCATTAATTTTTGATGAGATACAAACGGGATTTGGTAGAACAGGTAAAATGTTTGCTGCTGATTACTTTGATGTACAACCTAATATGATGACAGTAGCTAAAGGTTTAGGTGGAACTGGATTCCAAGTTGCAGCTATCCTTACTGAAGAGAAGTATGTGGGTATGCCTGGTCACCATCATTCTTTTACTTATGGATCGAATGTAATGGCATCTGCAGCAGCATGTACCACAATTGATATATTACAAAGACCTGGATTTTTGGAAAATGTGACTGTGGTTGGAAATTATATTATGGAACGTTTAGAAAAAATGAAAGAAAGATTTAAGTTTATTGGAGATGTAAGAGGTGTAGGTTTAATGATTGGGGTTGAAATAGTAAAAGATAATAATGAACCTGATGTTGAGCTTACAAATCATATTGCAAAACGTGCTATGGATCATGGCATAATTATCAGAACATCTAGATATGGCTACGGAAATGTGTTTAAAATTCGTCCACCTCTTACTATTACTCTAAGTGAGGCAGAAGAACTGTGTTATAAATTAACTCATCTATTGGAGGAGATCAAGTGA
- a CDS encoding MFS transporter has product MLKRLLWISFFSYMLIAFTLVIIGAMLPEILIHYKQNYSNGGLLIFGQFVGFLLGVLSMPILVRKLGRKNVVLLGLIMISLELFTFFLPNWYFLFPLVGLAGYGAGLAESCIGTIILVTFQEKQATAMSKLEVAFGLGALCMPLFSSVLISKGIWEYAFLILGLSSFLVMLGWKVLSFGEVDEFLIKNTNTSVTKITGSYTKKTFLIITFSAIYFFCYGGSEVSIVHFLPSIFMEEWEVPNSLATLTVTVYWMAMVIGRALTGVISEKLTYNTFLLLINIGGLVVLILLAISGNVWLGFFLCFFLGLFMAAMFAIALIITNLYFPGQTEKTTSILLATNGLGGSLIPIIIGQSMDKYPAQITFWLFACIMLIMLILIIGIQILGNTRLSVIREHDNNHKI; this is encoded by the coding sequence TTGCTAAAACGTTTACTTTGGATAAGCTTCTTTTCGTACATGTTAATCGCTTTTACCTTAGTTATCATTGGTGCAATGCTACCTGAGATTCTAATTCACTATAAGCAAAATTATAGTAATGGTGGTTTACTCATCTTTGGTCAATTTGTTGGTTTTTTACTTGGTGTACTTAGCATGCCTATTCTAGTTAGAAAACTAGGACGTAAAAATGTAGTTCTCCTGGGTTTAATTATGATTAGTCTTGAGCTTTTTACATTTTTTCTACCAAATTGGTATTTTCTTTTTCCATTAGTCGGATTAGCAGGATATGGAGCTGGATTAGCGGAATCTTGTATTGGCACAATCATTTTAGTTACATTTCAAGAAAAACAAGCCACAGCAATGAGTAAACTAGAAGTTGCATTTGGACTAGGTGCACTATGCATGCCACTTTTCTCCAGCGTACTTATAAGTAAGGGTATTTGGGAATATGCATTTTTGATTTTAGGATTGAGCTCATTTTTAGTTATGCTCGGATGGAAGGTACTGTCTTTTGGTGAAGTCGATGAATTTCTTATAAAGAATACCAATACATCTGTTACTAAAATAACTGGTTCTTATACTAAAAAGACGTTTTTAATCATTACATTTTCTGCGATATATTTCTTCTGTTATGGTGGAAGTGAAGTATCTATTGTTCATTTTTTGCCTTCAATTTTCATGGAAGAGTGGGAAGTCCCTAATTCTCTTGCAACACTGACTGTAACTGTTTACTGGATGGCAATGGTAATAGGACGTGCGTTAACAGGTGTTATCTCTGAAAAGCTTACCTATAACACGTTTTTACTTTTAATTAATATTGGAGGCCTAGTTGTACTTATATTGCTAGCCATTAGTGGAAATGTTTGGTTGGGTTTCTTTCTATGCTTCTTTCTGGGGTTATTTATGGCAGCGATGTTTGCGATTGCCTTAATTATCACAAACCTATATTTTCCTGGACAAACAGAAAAGACAACCAGTATATTATTAGCTACCAACGGTCTTGGTGGCTCATTAATTCCAATTATTATAGGACAGAGTATGGATAAGTACCCTGCTCAAATTACTTTTTGGCTATTCGCCTGTATAATGTTAATAATGTTAATATTGATAATTGGAATTCAAATTTTGGGAAATACTCGTTTATCAGTTATACGAGAACATGATAATAATCATAAAATTTAG
- a CDS encoding IS6 family transposase, producing MILLTVRWYLRYTLSFRDLVEMMEERGLSIAHTTIMRWVHQYGPELDERVRRYLKTTNDSWRVDETYVKVKGQWMYLYRAVDSEGNTIDFYLSESRDKQAAKLFFKKALAASHICKPRVITVDKNPAYPVAIQELKEEKRMPEGIQIRRVKYLNNIVEQDHRFIKKRVRLMLGFKSFRTATYILSGIEEMHMMKKKQLHQGVKSAHNQKDFIDKLFGIAS from the coding sequence ATGATTTTATTAACTGTGAGATGGTACCTACGGTACACCCTCAGTTTTCGGGATTTGGTAGAAATGATGGAGGAACGAGGTTTGTCTATTGCTCACACCACCATTATGCGTTGGGTGCATCAATATGGACCTGAATTAGACGAAAGAGTACGACGTTATCTTAAGACGACAAATGATTCCTGGAGAGTCGATGAAACGTATGTGAAAGTAAAAGGTCAATGGATGTATTTATATCGCGCAGTAGATTCTGAAGGAAACACCATTGATTTTTATCTAAGTGAATCAAGAGATAAACAAGCAGCCAAGCTCTTTTTCAAGAAAGCCTTGGCTGCTTCTCATATTTGTAAACCTCGTGTTATAACAGTAGACAAGAACCCAGCCTATCCCGTAGCGATTCAAGAGTTAAAAGAAGAGAAACGTATGCCTGAAGGCATACAAATAAGGCGAGTGAAATATCTTAATAACATCGTGGAACAAGATCATCGATTTATTAAAAAGCGAGTGCGTTTGATGTTAGGATTCAAATCATTCCGTACAGCCACTTACATACTGAGTGGCATAGAAGAGATGCATATGATGAAAAAGAAGCAACTTCATCAAGGGGTAAAGTCTGCCCACAATCAAAAAGATTTCATTGATAAATTGTTTGGTATCGCATCATAA